Proteins co-encoded in one Quercus robur chromosome 8, dhQueRobu3.1, whole genome shotgun sequence genomic window:
- the LOC126696791 gene encoding uncharacterized protein LOC126696791 produces MMANLYVKAAPPVDLNRNTEWFTYPGVWTTYILILFFAWLLVLSIFGCSPGMAWTIVNLAHFAVTYHFFHWKKGTPFADDQGIYNALTWWEQIDNGKQLTRNRKFLTVVPVVLYLIASHTTDYQHPMLFLNTLAAIVLVIAKFPNMHKVRIFGINADK; encoded by the exons ATGATGGCGAATCTATATGTAAAGGCGGCGCCACCGGTGGATCTGAATAGGAACACAGAGTGGTTCACATACCCAGGTGTTTGGACCACTTACATCCTTATCCTCTTCTTCGCTTGGCTTCTTGTCCTTTCAATCTTTGGCTGCTCTCCTGGCATGGCCTGGACCATTGTTAATCTCGCCCACTTCGCT GTCACTTATCACTTTTTCCACTGGAAAAAAGGAACTCCATTTGCTGACGATCAGGGGATCTACAATGCACTGACATGGTGGGAGCAAATAGATAATGGAAAGCAGCTCACACGCAACAGAAAGTTCTTAACTGTTGTTCCTGTTGTGCT GTACTTGATAGCCTCACACACGACTGACTACCAGCATCCTATGCTCTTCCTCAATACTCTTGCGGCGATTGTGCTGGTTATTGCCAAGTTCCCTAATATGCACAAGGTCCGGATCTTTGGAATCAATGCAGATAAGTGA
- the LOC126696793 gene encoding aluminum-activated malate transporter 10-like, producing the protein MENAKQVPGKLEWRINVPDGTSNVLVPESDQLVNKAWLWLKGLLCGLVLKIWRFLYKAWNLGVAEPKKVIHGVKVGLSLLLVSFFYYMRPLYEGVGGNAMWAVMTVVVVFESTVGATLCKCINRATGTLLAGSLALGVQWIANKSGETFEPIIIGISVFLLASATTFSRFIPSVKTRFDYGAMIFILTFSLVTVSGYRVDRLFELAYQRLSTVAIGTALCIFITMVFCPIWAGSGLHDLIVCNLEKLADSLDGCVGECFKDDKTKLGNEEGPSKRMQGYKSVLSSKATEEVMANFARWEPAHGRFNFRHPWKQYLKIGASMRNCAYCIEALNGCINSEIQAPDYLKKHLSDVCMLLSTNSSEVLKELVIIMKTLTKSSKIELLIGEMNFAVQKLQDSLNSVPNSFIGPTVSTLQAPNEANRETIPKTAIPSLMDVFPMASLVYLLIQIAARIKGIADAVDQLAGLAEFKLAKDENSKQKKSTNKSTSDNQDHETMKTSPKV; encoded by the exons ATGGAAAATGCAAAGCAAGTGCCAGGGAAACTGGAATGGAGGATCAATGTACCTGATGGGACATCAAACGTGTTAGTCCCAGAATCTGATCAGCTAGTGAACAAGGCATGGTTGTGGTTAAAAGGTCTGCTTTGTGGactagttttgaaaatttggaggTTCTTATACAAGGCTTGGAATTTAGGAGTAGCTGAACCTAAAAAGGTCATCCATGGTGTCAAAGTAGGATTGTCCCTATTGCttgtatcatttttttactatatGAGGCCTTTGTATGAAGGTGTTGGGGGGAATGCTATGTGGGCAGTTATGACTGTTGTCGTTGTTTTTGAATCGACAGTGG GTGCTACACTCTGTAAATGCATTAATAGAGCAACAGGGACTTTACTTGCTGGATCTCTTGCTTTAGGTGTTCAGTGGATTGCAAACAAGTCAGGGGAAACTTTTGAACCCATAATTATTGGAATTTCAGTTTTCCTTCTAG CTTCAGCAACAACTTTCTCTCGATTTATTCCATCTGTGAAAACCCGATTCGACTATGGTGCCATGATCTTCATCCTCACCTTCAGCTTAGTTACAGTTTCCGGCTACCGAGTGGACAGATTGTTTGAGCTGGCGTACCAAAGATTGTCGACAGTTGCCATTGGGACAGCTTTATGCATTTTTATAACCATGGTCTTCTGTCCTATTTGGGCTGGCAGTGGGCTTCACGATTTGATTGTTTGTAACCTGGAAAAACTTGCTGACTCCCTGGACG GATGTGTAGGCGAATGCTTCAAAGATGATAAAACTAAGCTTGGAAATGAGGAAGGTCCTAGTAAGAGAATGCAAGGTTACAAATCTGTGCTTAGTTCTAAGGCAACTGAAGAAGTCATG GCCAATTTTGCAAGATGGGAACCTGCACATGGCAGATTCAACTTCCGACATCCATGGAAACAATACCTCAAGATTGGCGCATCAATGCGTAACTGTGCTTATTGCATTGAGGCTCTCAACGGTTGCATAAACTCAGAAATTCAG GCACCAGACTACCTAAAGAAACATCTCAGTGATGTATGCATGCTATTGAGCACCAATTCTTCAGAGGTCCTGAAAGAATTGGTCATTATAATGAAAACTCTCACCAAATCATCCAAGATAGAATTATTAATTGGAGAGATGAACTTTGCTGTACAAAAACTTCAGGACTCCTTGAACTCTGTTCCTAATTCTTTCATTGGACCCACAGTGTCAACACTACAAGCTCCCAATGAGGCCAACAGAGAAACTATCCCAAAAACTGCCATACCATCTCTCATGGATGTTTTCCCAATGGCCAGTTTAGTATATTTGCTGATTCAGATTGCTGCAAGAATTAAAGGAATTGCCGATGCAGTCGACCAGTTAGCAGGCCTGGCAGAATTCAAGCTTGCAAAGGATGAAAATTCCAAACAAAAGAAATCCACTAACAAGTCCACCTCAGATAACCAAGATCATGAAACCATGAAGACCTCACCAAAGGTCTGA